From Chitinophagales bacterium, the proteins below share one genomic window:
- the ispF gene encoding 2-C-methyl-D-erythritol 2,4-cyclodiphosphate synthase has product MSVRVGFGFDVHQLAAERPLVLGGVIVPFSKGLAGHSDADVLIHAICDALLGAAGLRDIGFHFPDNDQQYKNIDSKVLLKNVMGKLSAMKYKVGNIDATLCMEQPKINPHIPAMKKTLSEVLDIPADDISIKATTNEKMGFIGREEGVAAYAVALIESC; this is encoded by the coding sequence TTGTCAGTCAGAGTCGGCTTTGGATTCGATGTGCATCAATTGGCGGCTGAAAGGCCACTCGTGCTTGGTGGTGTCATTGTTCCTTTCTCCAAAGGTCTTGCAGGCCATTCGGATGCGGATGTATTAATTCATGCAATCTGCGATGCGCTCTTAGGTGCCGCCGGACTAAGAGATATCGGATTTCATTTCCCGGATAACGATCAGCAGTATAAAAATATTGACAGCAAGGTATTGTTGAAAAATGTGATGGGGAAACTCTCCGCAATGAAATACAAGGTGGGTAACATTGATGCCACGCTTTGCATGGAACAGCCGAAGATCAACCCGCACATTCCTGCCATGAAAAAGACGCTTTCTGAAGTGCTTGATATACCGGCGGATGACATCTCCATCAAAGCCACCACAAATGAAAAGATGGGATTTATCGGCAGAGAAGAAGGTGTGGCTGCTTATGCAGTGGCGCTCATTGAATCCTGTTGA
- a CDS encoding M13 family metallopeptidase — protein sequence MKKLMLAPVAGFLLFASCTTSKKEMPEMYTAIDVSTFDSTYSPVQDFYEFVNAKWVAANPIPATESSWRAFEVVDDSVKSKVRKVLESAAADKNAAKGSSTQKVGDFFASGMDSVAIDEAGITPLKPWFDSIAAFKTTDDVIRFTAQANLVNITALLSGYVDQDQKNSKMYIFYLNQTGLGLPDRDYYFLTDAKSKQIRDEYSRHIIKYFTMMGDDQATAEKNAAAILRIESGLAKASMTRVQQRDPYATYNKVALTDLKKSYPAINWDVYYKTLELKPFDSLIVSQPLYLKQVNEVLKTAAIDDWKTYFRFHVINSAASNLSTAYAMEDFNFYSKTIRGIEQIDPRWKRIQDLENFCLGELVGEEYVKANFSASSKERMLELIHNLIASYSERIANVDWMTDSTKEYAQKKLSQLTIKVGYPDKWRDYSSVEIDRGPFIMNVARAIAFESRRNLNKLGTEVDRSEWLMTPQTVNAYYNPVNNEIVFPAAILQPPFFYADGDDAVNYGAIGAVIGHEVTHGFDDQGRQYDADGNLRDWWTKTDAEQYESRTKLITEQFNGYSPIDSFFINGELTQGENIADLGGLTISYYAFKKASPSNKQDTMVINGMTPDQRFFISFAKVWAGSFRPEEQKRRLVMDPHSPGKYRVIGTLSNMPEFYQAFGVKEGDKMYRSESVRGKVW from the coding sequence ATGAAGAAATTAATGCTTGCTCCCGTTGCAGGGTTCCTGCTTTTTGCATCCTGCACAACGTCCAAAAAAGAAATGCCTGAAATGTACACCGCAATTGATGTATCAACCTTTGATTCAACCTACAGTCCGGTGCAGGATTTTTACGAGTTTGTCAATGCAAAATGGGTTGCTGCCAACCCGATACCGGCTACGGAAAGCTCCTGGAGGGCATTTGAGGTTGTGGATGATTCCGTGAAAAGCAAGGTGCGTAAAGTGCTTGAGTCGGCAGCCGCCGACAAGAATGCGGCAAAAGGCAGCAGCACACAGAAAGTGGGCGACTTCTTTGCATCCGGCATGGACTCCGTTGCCATAGATGAGGCTGGCATCACACCGCTGAAGCCATGGTTTGATTCCATAGCTGCATTCAAGACAACCGATGATGTTATCCGGTTTACCGCACAAGCCAACCTTGTCAATATTACTGCATTGCTGAGTGGCTATGTTGATCAGGATCAGAAAAACAGCAAGATGTATATTTTCTATCTCAACCAAACCGGACTGGGCCTTCCCGACCGTGATTATTATTTCCTGACCGATGCAAAATCAAAGCAGATCAGGGACGAATACAGCAGGCACATCATTAAGTACTTTACAATGATGGGTGATGACCAGGCCACTGCGGAAAAAAATGCCGCTGCCATTCTCAGGATTGAGTCGGGACTTGCAAAAGCTTCCATGACCAGGGTACAGCAACGCGATCCTTATGCAACTTACAATAAGGTGGCATTAACAGATCTGAAAAAAAGCTATCCGGCTATCAATTGGGATGTATATTATAAAACACTGGAACTTAAGCCATTTGATTCGCTGATCGTCAGTCAGCCGCTCTACCTGAAACAGGTAAATGAGGTATTGAAAACTGCTGCGATTGATGATTGGAAAACATATTTCAGATTTCATGTTATTAACAGTGCTGCCAGCAACCTGAGCACAGCCTATGCTATGGAAGACTTTAACTTCTACAGCAAAACTATCCGTGGTATTGAGCAGATTGATCCGAGATGGAAAAGGATACAGGATCTTGAGAATTTTTGTCTGGGAGAATTGGTGGGTGAAGAATATGTAAAGGCTAATTTTTCGGCATCATCCAAAGAGCGAATGCTCGAACTTATTCACAACCTGATTGCCTCATACAGCGAACGGATAGCAAACGTGGATTGGATGACAGACAGCACGAAGGAATACGCGCAAAAGAAACTGAGTCAGCTGACGATCAAGGTTGGTTATCCGGATAAGTGGCGCGACTATTCAAGCGTGGAAATTGACAGAGGTCCGTTCATTATGAACGTGGCCCGTGCCATTGCTTTTGAATCGCGCAGGAATCTCAATAAGTTAGGAACCGAAGTGGACAGGTCAGAGTGGCTGATGACACCACAAACGGTGAATGCATATTACAACCCGGTTAATAATGAAATCGTGTTTCCCGCAGCTATCCTGCAACCGCCGTTTTTCTATGCAGATGGGGATGATGCGGTAAATTATGGCGCCATCGGTGCGGTGATCGGTCATGAAGTTACGCATGGGTTTGACGATCAGGGAAGGCAGTATGATGCCGACGGTAACCTGCGCGACTGGTGGACAAAGACTGACGCCGAGCAATATGAAAGTCGCACCAAACTGATCACCGAGCAATTCAATGGCTATTCGCCGATCGACAGTTTCTTCATTAACGGTGAACTGACGCAAGGTGAGAATATTGCTGACCTGGGTGGACTTACCATTTCCTATTATGCTTTTAAAAAGGCATCGCCTTCCAATAAACAGGACACGATGGTGATTAACGGAATGACACCGGATCAGCGGTTCTTCATCAGCTTTGCAAAAGTGTGGGCCGGATCATTCAGGCCGGAGGAGCAGAAGCGCCGGCTGGTGATGGATCCACATTCACCCGGCAAATACCGCGTGATCGGAACATTATCCAATATGCCGGAATTCTATCAGGCCTTCGGCGTAAAGGAAGGCGATAAGATGTACCGCAGCGAATCGGTACGCGGCAAAGTCTGGTAG
- a CDS encoding 5-(carboxyamino)imidazole ribonucleotide synthase, producing the protein MKNKPVIGVIGGGQLGRMFIEEALRYNIECIIVDADKNCPAAVIAHDHIVGSIAEAGPIRRLGEVADVLTYEIEHIYTVPLLELQREGKMLIPAPQILQMVQDKGLQKQFYHDNKIPTAPFQLVNSEKEWPAAIKANRWKKFVAKSRKDGYDGRGVRIMHADEVLKQGGIPFKTPSVLEAFIECKKEVSIIVARDLKGNMCCYPPVEMEFDPVANLVTWLVCPASLNKDLLKKANDLAMKVVACMSGVGIFAVELFLDNKDKWYVNEMAPRPHNSGHHTIEACYTSQYEQLLRILLGLPLGNTEVIKPAVMINLLGPVDFTGQYYLHGYDEILSLPGVYVHLYGKKESRPMRKLGHITILADNVRAARQKARWVRDHCAIRKLTQADPVQASSGK; encoded by the coding sequence ATGAAAAATAAGCCGGTAATAGGAGTGATAGGTGGCGGACAACTGGGCCGCATGTTTATTGAAGAAGCACTTCGGTACAATATTGAATGCATCATCGTAGACGCCGACAAAAATTGCCCGGCTGCTGTTATCGCTCATGATCATATAGTTGGCAGTATTGCTGAAGCCGGACCCATCAGGAGATTAGGTGAAGTAGCAGATGTACTCACCTATGAAATTGAGCATATTTACACTGTTCCGCTGTTGGAACTGCAGCGAGAAGGGAAGATGCTGATTCCGGCACCACAGATTCTTCAGATGGTGCAGGATAAGGGCTTGCAGAAGCAGTTTTACCACGATAATAAAATACCGACGGCGCCATTTCAGCTGGTAAACAGTGAAAAGGAATGGCCTGCAGCGATTAAAGCAAACCGCTGGAAGAAATTTGTTGCTAAATCGAGAAAAGACGGATATGATGGTAGAGGTGTCCGCATCATGCATGCTGACGAAGTGTTGAAGCAGGGAGGTATTCCCTTTAAGACGCCATCAGTACTGGAAGCCTTTATTGAATGCAAAAAAGAGGTCTCTATTATTGTAGCGAGGGATTTGAAAGGTAATATGTGCTGTTATCCGCCGGTGGAAATGGAGTTTGATCCGGTGGCCAACCTCGTAACATGGCTTGTTTGTCCCGCTTCACTCAACAAAGATTTGCTGAAGAAGGCAAATGACCTGGCGATGAAGGTGGTGGCTTGCATGAGTGGCGTAGGAATCTTTGCTGTTGAACTCTTCCTCGATAACAAAGACAAATGGTATGTAAATGAAATGGCGCCACGCCCGCACAACAGCGGACATCATACCATTGAAGCCTGTTATACTTCACAATACGAACAGTTATTGCGTATTCTTTTAGGCCTGCCACTGGGCAACACCGAGGTAATAAAACCAGCTGTGATGATCAACCTGCTCGGGCCGGTAGATTTTACAGGGCAATATTATCTTCACGGTTACGATGAGATACTGAGTCTTCCGGGAGTTTATGTGCATCTGTATGGTAAAAAGGAATCGAGACCGATGCGCAAACTCGGGCATATCACGATCCTGGCTGATAATGTAAGAGCAGCACGACAAAAAGCCCGGTGGGTTCGGGATCATTGCGCGATACGCAAATTGACACAGGCAGATCCGGTACAAGCCTCATCCGGCAAATGA
- the porV gene encoding type IX secretion system outer membrane channel protein PorV, translated as MKSNFQLRTVSIFIVMVTVCSSVIVNAQTAADSLDGRVNVINTAVPFLRITPDARSGAMGDVGVALSADANAVFWNTAKIPFATKKLALGVTYTPWLRALVNDIYLASLGGYYKVDDNSALAFGLRYFSLGSITFTSTTGNVIGDFNPQEFAIDLGYARKLANHLSVGLNLGFVYSNLAASYVVNNVPIKAGKAVKADISTIYNHPAKFGKIKGSYSIGATIANIGNKITYTESAENKDFLPCNLGLGTDLTFQFDDYNKLSFNLDLNKLLVPTPDSAGTYRSLGVAEGIFTSFTDAPGGFSEEMREIMISTGAEYWYRELFAVRAGFFYEDPTKGARQYITAGFGIKYNVFGLNFSYLIPTSSQKTPLDNTLRFSLLFDFDALKKVPEEAPTESE; from the coding sequence ATGAAAAGTAACTTTCAATTGCGAACAGTAAGCATTTTTATTGTCATGGTAACCGTATGCAGTTCTGTGATTGTAAATGCGCAGACAGCAGCTGATTCGCTGGATGGCCGTGTAAATGTTATCAATACCGCAGTACCTTTTTTACGCATTACACCTGATGCCCGTTCCGGCGCAATGGGTGACGTAGGTGTCGCACTTTCAGCGGATGCGAATGCTGTTTTCTGGAATACTGCCAAAATTCCTTTTGCCACCAAAAAGCTGGCATTGGGCGTGACGTATACACCATGGCTGCGGGCGCTCGTTAACGATATTTACCTTGCATCGCTTGGTGGATATTATAAAGTAGATGATAATTCGGCGCTTGCATTCGGCCTGCGCTACTTTTCATTGGGAAGCATCACTTTTACCAGCACTACCGGCAATGTAATCGGTGATTTTAATCCGCAGGAATTTGCCATTGATCTTGGTTATGCCAGGAAACTTGCCAATCATCTGAGCGTAGGACTAAACCTTGGCTTTGTGTACTCCAATCTTGCTGCATCTTATGTGGTGAATAATGTGCCGATTAAGGCCGGGAAAGCGGTGAAGGCTGATATCTCCACTATTTACAATCATCCGGCAAAATTTGGGAAAATAAAAGGCTCCTACAGCATCGGCGCAACGATAGCCAATATCGGTAACAAAATCACTTATACGGAATCCGCGGAGAATAAAGACTTTCTTCCTTGCAACCTCGGCCTCGGAACTGATCTGACTTTCCAGTTTGATGATTATAACAAACTTTCCTTCAATCTTGACCTTAATAAATTACTTGTTCCTACACCGGACTCAGCCGGCACCTACAGAAGCCTCGGTGTTGCTGAAGGAATATTCACTTCCTTCACGGATGCGCCCGGCGGCTTCTCTGAAGAGATGCGGGAGATCATGATTTCCACCGGTGCTGAATATTGGTATCGCGAATTGTTTGCCGTGCGGGCCGGTTTCTTCTATGAAGATCCAACTAAAGGTGCCCGGCAATATATCACCGCCGGATTTGGTATCAAGTACAATGTGTTCGGTTTGAATTTTTCTTACCTCATTCCTACATCCAGCCAGAAAACGCCGCTTGATAACACACTGCGCTTCTCGTTGTTGTTTGATTTTGATGCGTTGAAGAAAGTGCCGGAAGAAGCACCAACAGAAAGTGAATAA
- a CDS encoding aryl-sulfate sulfotransferase, protein MRLILTLSVYLLFSRFAIAQFNYVNPIPGSSHHLPQTTILLKNGDFIDHSSVADNSLMDIAGSKSGKHDWIARLSDDDKTIIIKPTLPFEFGETVFVEVHPKLRKVTGEKINGISFSFGIREKNSAAQEEQIRQSRIQFFIDEYGYDPTVKPAAKITYPLDSMPPYTISTNNNPAPGRIFYTNHEDQSGEQPGTNSFSTIIENNGKMIWARDLGQNGRDFKLNESGYLSYFSRDNAQWMILDSNYYVIDSVQCKNGYELSTNDHDVMMYSDGHIFLLAYDIMITDLTAYGGLPDANVQYLVLQELDQNRDVVFEWRSEDHFQFTDANQYTPLSNLNVDYVHGNSIERDFDGNILISCRNMDELTKISHQTGNIIWRMGGENNQFTFVNDNNIKHFASQHDLRRIANGNIMIFNNGNKMTPQISSAKEYALDEANKIATLVWYYEHPDVNGIKVYGAATGNAQRLPNGNTLIDWGLVANGVPNHTEVDYNKNIVWEMSFDSTDQKSYRIHKYDWYPCSRISGFTMSATPKPSKTTLAWGPATGVKKYKLQYRPIGTANWIVAPALTKNKLQLTGLLPSTTYEWQVQTLCSFSPMKVSAFSVLDTFTTPPQKLAESTIADENPLLLFPVPAGNLLNITASQSLKADITIMNMLGSVMYSTQFNNETEPVLHINVEQWPAGTYLVKLDDGIHAFGLRKFVKD, encoded by the coding sequence ATGAGATTGATCCTTACCCTGTCTGTGTACCTTCTGTTTTCCAGGTTTGCCATTGCACAGTTTAATTATGTGAATCCCATCCCGGGTTCCTCCCATCATCTTCCACAGACGACCATACTGCTGAAGAACGGCGATTTTATAGACCATTCATCTGTGGCCGACAATAGCTTAATGGATATTGCCGGATCTAAAAGTGGGAAACATGACTGGATCGCACGCCTGTCGGATGATGATAAAACCATCATCATCAAACCAACGTTGCCATTTGAATTTGGTGAAACTGTTTTCGTGGAGGTCCATCCTAAACTAAGAAAGGTAACTGGGGAAAAGATCAATGGTATTTCATTCAGCTTTGGCATACGCGAAAAGAATTCAGCAGCGCAGGAAGAACAGATCAGGCAGTCAAGAATACAGTTTTTCATAGACGAATACGGTTATGATCCGACCGTGAAGCCGGCAGCAAAAATCACCTACCCGCTGGACTCGATGCCTCCTTATACTATCAGCACAAACAACAATCCTGCTCCGGGCCGTATCTTCTATACCAATCATGAAGATCAGTCAGGGGAACAGCCCGGCACCAATTCCTTCTCCACCATCATTGAAAATAATGGCAAGATGATCTGGGCAAGGGATCTTGGCCAGAATGGCCGCGATTTTAAACTGAACGAAAGTGGTTATCTCTCCTACTTCTCGAGGGATAATGCGCAATGGATGATACTCGATTCCAACTATTATGTGATCGATTCTGTTCAATGCAAAAATGGTTATGAACTCTCCACCAATGATCATGATGTGATGATGTATTCCGATGGACATATATTTCTGCTGGCATACGATATAATGATTACGGATCTTACAGCGTATGGCGGCTTGCCGGATGCAAACGTTCAATACCTCGTGTTGCAGGAACTGGATCAGAACAGGGATGTGGTATTTGAATGGCGGAGTGAAGACCACTTTCAATTTACCGATGCCAATCAATATACGCCGCTCAGCAATCTAAATGTTGATTATGTACATGGAAATTCGATCGAACGCGATTTTGACGGCAACATATTAATTTCCTGTCGCAACATGGACGAACTCACAAAGATCAGTCATCAAACCGGTAATATAATCTGGCGGATGGGTGGCGAAAACAATCAATTCACCTTCGTCAATGACAATAACATAAAACATTTTGCCTCTCAGCATGATTTGCGAAGAATTGCGAATGGCAACATCATGATTTTTAACAATGGCAATAAGATGACGCCGCAAATCTCCAGCGCAAAAGAGTATGCGCTTGATGAGGCAAATAAAATTGCCACCCTCGTTTGGTACTATGAACATCCTGACGTGAATGGAATTAAGGTGTATGGTGCAGCCACCGGTAATGCGCAACGGCTGCCTAACGGCAACACGCTGATTGACTGGGGGCTGGTCGCCAATGGTGTACCCAATCATACGGAGGTAGATTATAACAAGAATATTGTATGGGAAATGAGTTTCGACAGTACTGACCAGAAGAGCTACCGTATTCATAAATACGATTGGTATCCTTGCAGCAGAATTTCAGGGTTTACCATGTCGGCGACGCCAAAACCTTCCAAGACAACACTGGCCTGGGGCCCTGCAACCGGTGTAAAAAAATATAAGCTGCAATACCGCCCGATTGGTACTGCCAACTGGATTGTAGCGCCGGCCCTTACCAAAAACAAACTTCAGTTAACCGGATTACTGCCATCTACAACTTATGAATGGCAGGTGCAGACCTTATGTTCTTTTTCACCAATGAAAGTTTCAGCATTTTCGGTGCTTGACACGTTTACTACACCGCCTCAAAAATTGGCAGAATCCACGATTGCAGATGAAAACCCGCTTTTGCTTTTCCCTGTTCCTGCAGGCAACCTGTTAAATATTACGGCAAGCCAGTCATTAAAAGCAGACATCACGATCATGAATATGCTGGGGTCCGTCATGTATTCAACGCAGTTCAACAATGAAACAGAACCGGTGCTGCATATCAATGTGGAGCAATGGCCGGCGGGCACCTACCTGGTGAAACTGGATGACGGGATACATGCGTTTGGACTCAGGAAGTTCGTGAAAGACTAA